The following proteins are encoded in a genomic region of Danio rerio strain Tuebingen ecotype United States chromosome 16, GRCz12tu, whole genome shotgun sequence:
- the vps72b gene encoding vacuolar protein sorting-associated protein 72 homolog isoform X3: MKILRRKKLKQLWNKWRESGDEEYKGDLTETEDEVDSDFDIDEGDEPDSEQEEDGPRRKSRVVTKAYKEPVKVVRQKPKQRKLAELPRRTDKTKIDKYNPPELQDDINRKSVRQSTTEHTRLTYLRLQERQVAPRRRKGTRHERPLTQAELLAEAKVTAEINLRSLENYERLEADKKRQVHMKRQCVGSVIRYHSVLMPLVSDVTLKEENVDVEGLDQDAQQNPHLPQALSQSESTLSAAPGVPFTNTAAVNTKCSRTYITFSDDESFQRVFPQSPAPRVPVQEVCPVTHKPALYRDPITDIPYANVQAFRIIREAYKKYVAAHGLPCTGPSTPADTTAKSLKQKIIIKQAI; this comes from the exons GAATCAGGTGATGAAGAATATAAAGGTGACCTGACTGAAACAGAGGATGAAGTGGACAGTGATTTTGACATTGATGAAGGCGATGAACCCGACAGCGAGCAGGAGGAGGACGGCCCACGGCGCAAGAGCAGAGTGGTGACTAAAGCCTACAAG GAGCCTGTTAAAGTGGTGCGTCAGAAACCTAAACAACGAAAACTGGCTGAACTTCCCAGGAGGACGGACAAGACGAAGATTGACAAATACAACCCACCCGAACTACAGGATGACATCA ACAGGAAATCAGTTCGCCAGTCCACAACTGAACACACACGACTGACATACCTGAGGCTGCAGGAGAGGCAGGTCGCGCCACGTCGAAGGAAGGGCACAAGACATGAGCGACCTTTGACCCAGGCAGAACTTTTGGCAGAAGCCAAGGTCACAGCCGAGATTAACCTTCGATCGCTCG AAAACTATGAGCGCTTAGAGGCAGATAAGAAACGGCAGGTTCATATGAAGCGCCAGTGTGTGGGTTCTGTTATCCGCTATCACTCTGTGCTCATGCCATTGGTGTCTGATGTCACCCTTAAAGAAGAAAATGTGGATGTAGAGGG TTTGGACCAGGACGCCCAGCAGAATCCTCACCTGCCACAGGCTCTTTCCCAGTCCGAATCAACGCTTTCCGCAGCACCCGGTGTCCCATTCACAAACACAGCTGCTGTAAACACCAAATGCTCTCGCACCTACATCACATTCAGTGATGATGAGTCCTTCCAGCGTGTCTTTCCCCAGTCGCCTGCTCCTCGAGTACCTGTCCAGGAGGTCTGTCCTGTTACCCATAAGCCTGCGCTCTACCGGGACCCCATCACTGACATTCCTTACGCTAATGTACAGGCCTTCAGGATAATTCGGGAGGCCTATAAGAAGTATGTGGCTGCTCATGGCCTGCCCTGCACTGGCCCATCCACTCCAGCAGACACCACTGCAAAGAGCCTGAAGCAGAAGATCATTATTAAACAAGCCATCTAG
- the vps72b gene encoding vacuolar protein sorting-associated protein 72 homolog isoform X2, producing MKTTYKNNLEDGDTLFIPPIYPLLCESGDEEYKGDLTETEDEVDSDFDIDEGDEPDSEQEEDGPRRKSRVVTKAYKEPVKVVRQKPKQRKLAELPRRTDKTKIDKYNPPELQDDINRKSVRQSTTEHTRLTYLRLQERQVAPRRRKGTRHERPLTQAELLAEAKVTAEINLRSLENYERLEADKKRQVHMKRQCVGSVIRYHSVLMPLVSDVTLKEENVDVEGLDQDAQQNPHLPQALSQSESTLSAAPGVPFTNTAAVNTKCSRTYITFSDDESFQRVFPQSPAPRVPVQEVCPVTHKPALYRDPITDIPYANVQAFRIIREAYKKYVAAHGLPCTGPSTPADTTAKSLKQKIIIKQAI from the exons ACAACATACAAGAACAATTTAGAGGATGGCGACACACTTTTTATTCCACCTATATATCCCCTTTTATGT GAATCAGGTGATGAAGAATATAAAGGTGACCTGACTGAAACAGAGGATGAAGTGGACAGTGATTTTGACATTGATGAAGGCGATGAACCCGACAGCGAGCAGGAGGAGGACGGCCCACGGCGCAAGAGCAGAGTGGTGACTAAAGCCTACAAG GAGCCTGTTAAAGTGGTGCGTCAGAAACCTAAACAACGAAAACTGGCTGAACTTCCCAGGAGGACGGACAAGACGAAGATTGACAAATACAACCCACCCGAACTACAGGATGACATCA ACAGGAAATCAGTTCGCCAGTCCACAACTGAACACACACGACTGACATACCTGAGGCTGCAGGAGAGGCAGGTCGCGCCACGTCGAAGGAAGGGCACAAGACATGAGCGACCTTTGACCCAGGCAGAACTTTTGGCAGAAGCCAAGGTCACAGCCGAGATTAACCTTCGATCGCTCG AAAACTATGAGCGCTTAGAGGCAGATAAGAAACGGCAGGTTCATATGAAGCGCCAGTGTGTGGGTTCTGTTATCCGCTATCACTCTGTGCTCATGCCATTGGTGTCTGATGTCACCCTTAAAGAAGAAAATGTGGATGTAGAGGG TTTGGACCAGGACGCCCAGCAGAATCCTCACCTGCCACAGGCTCTTTCCCAGTCCGAATCAACGCTTTCCGCAGCACCCGGTGTCCCATTCACAAACACAGCTGCTGTAAACACCAAATGCTCTCGCACCTACATCACATTCAGTGATGATGAGTCCTTCCAGCGTGTCTTTCCCCAGTCGCCTGCTCCTCGAGTACCTGTCCAGGAGGTCTGTCCTGTTACCCATAAGCCTGCGCTCTACCGGGACCCCATCACTGACATTCCTTACGCTAATGTACAGGCCTTCAGGATAATTCGGGAGGCCTATAAGAAGTATGTGGCTGCTCATGGCCTGCCCTGCACTGGCCCATCCACTCCAGCAGACACCACTGCAAAGAGCCTGAAGCAGAAGATCATTATTAAACAAGCCATCTAG